Proteins from one Nicotiana tabacum cultivar K326 chromosome 23, ASM71507v2, whole genome shotgun sequence genomic window:
- the LOC107779029 gene encoding phospholipase A1-Ibeta2, chloroplastic-like encodes MQVAAATNVHFFQARRSSFKYCNGSSPLNPMPRATVVNVQCLKTVAAPPTSTTEMTKKHLSNLEKLLQKQSQPHPMDSAEPIIQETKQRKTGENRGRNMLEGLNLARIWPEMKAAEEYSPRHLVKLHRMLSSKSMEYSPRNNLGSRWREYHGCKDWLGLVDPLDENLRRELVRYGEFIQAAYHCFHSDPATSEKENPDVARNVSLPDRSYKVTKSLYATSSVGLPKWVDDVAPDLGWMTQRSSWIGYVAVCDDKAEIQRMGRRDIVIALRGTATCLEWGENFRDVLVQMPGENDSVEGQPKVECGFLSLYQTGGNKIPSLAESVVNEVKRLIEMYKGETLSITVTGHSLGAALALLVADDISTCTPDSPPVAVFTFGGPRVGNKGFANRLESKNVKVLRIVNKQDVITKVPGMFVSEALDKKLREKGAAGVLNLLDNSMPWAYSHVGTELRVDTTKSPFLKPDADVACCHDLEAYLHLVDGYLGSNESFRPNAKRSLVKLLTEQRTNIKKLYNSKGKDLSSLNLNREFNFPRPSCLPSPSVLPSPSA; translated from the coding sequence ATGCAGGTTGCAGCGGCAACTAATGTTCATTTTTTTCAGGCACGGCGATCCAGTTTCAAGTACTGTAATGGATCATCTCCATTAAACCCTATGCCTAGAGCTACTGTTGTAAATGTACAATGTTTAAAAACAGTAGCAGCACCACCAACTTCTACAACAGAGATGACAAAAAAACATCTTTCAAATCTTGAAAAGCTTTTACAAAAGCAATCTCAGCCACATCCAATGGATTCAGCAGAGCCAATTATTCAAGAAACAAAACAGAGGAAAACAGGGGAAAACAGGGGAAGGAATATGTTGGAAGGGCTAAATTTGGCAAGAATTTGGCCAGAAATGAAAGCAGCTGAAGAATATTCTCCTAGACATTTGGTTAAATTACACAGGATGTTATCATCAAAATCAATGGAATATTCTCCTAGAAATAATCTTGGGAGTAGGTGGAGAGAGTACCACGGTTGCAAAGATTGGTTAGGACTTGTTGATCCATTGGATGAGAATCTCCGGCGAGAGTTAGTCCGATATGGTGAGTTTATTCAAGCAGCTTACCATTGTTTCCACTCCGACCCCGCCACGTCAGAAAAAGAAAATCCTGACGTGGCGAGGAACGTGTCGTTACCCGACCGGTCTTACAAGGTGACTAAGAGCTTGTATGCCACGTCATCCGTTGGCCTGCCAAAGTGGGTGGATGACGTGGCACCGGATCTTGGGTGGATGACCCAAAGATCTAGTTGGATCGGGTACGTCGCCGTGTGCGACGACAAGGCCGAGATCCAACGAATGGGAAGGAGGGATATTGTCATCGCGTTACGTGGTACTGCCACGTGTCTAGAGTGGGGCGAAAATTTTCGCGACGTGCTAGTTCAAATGCCAGGGGAAAATGATTCAGTTGAAGGACAACCAAAAGTTGAATGTGGGTTTTTGAGCTTATACCAAACGGGTGGAAATAAAATTCCAAGCTTAGCTGAATCTGTGGTGAATGAAGTGAAAAGACTCATTGAAATGTACAAAGGTGAGACTCTAAGTATAACAGTAACAGGACATAGTCTTGGCGCTGCTTTAGCTTTATTAGTAGCAGATGATATTAGTACATGTACACCAGATTCACCACCAGTTGCTGTTTTTACATTTGGAGGTCCTAGAGTAGGCAACAAAGGCTTTGCCAATCGACTCGAATCGAAAAATGTTAAGGTCTTACGTATCGTGAACAAACAAGATGTGATTACTAAAGTTCCAGGAATGTTTGTGAGTGAAGCGCTAGACAAAAAACTAAGGGAAAAAGGAGCTGCAGGGGTGTTAAATTTGCTTGACAATAGTATGCCATGGGCATATTCACATGTTGGTACTGAATTAAGAGTTGACACAACGAAGTCTCCGTTTTTAAAACCAGATGCAGATGTCGCATGTTGTCATGATTTGGAAGCATATTTGCATTTGGTGGATGGATATTTGGGATCAAATGAATCATTTAGACCAAATGCAAAGAGAAGCCTTGTTAAGTTGTTGACTGAACAAAGGACTAATATCAAAAAATTGTACAATAGTAAGGGGAAAGATTTGAGTAGTCTTAATCTGAATAGAGAATTTAATTTTCCTAGACCTAGTTGCTTGCCTAGTCCTAGTGTTTTGCCTAGTCCTTCAGCTTGA